A genomic region of Serratia fonticola contains the following coding sequences:
- the maeB gene encoding NADP-dependent oxaloacetate-decarboxylating malate dehydrogenase has translation MDEQLKQSALDFHQYPVPGKIQVSPTKPLATQRDLALAYSPGVAAPCLEIAADPLAAYKYTAKGNLVAVISNGTAVLGLGNIGALAGKPVMEGKGVLFKKFSGIDVFDIEVDELDPDKLIDVIAALEPTFGGINLEDIKAPECFYIEKKLRERMKIPVFHDDQHGTAIITTAAVLNGLRVVKKNISDVRLVVSGAGAASIACLNLLVALGLNKQNITVCDSKGVIYKDRDAKMEETKAAYAIEDNGQRTLGDAIPDADIFLGCSGPGVLTQDMVKTMARDPLIMALANPEPEILPPLAKAVRPDAIICTGRSDYPNQVNNVLCFPFIFRGALDVGATTINEEMKLACVHAIADLALAEQSDVVASAYGDQDLSFGPEYIIPKPFDPRLIVKIAPAVAKAAMDSGVAMRPIEDFDAYVEKLTEFVYKTNLFMKPIFSQAKKEIKRVVLAEGEEERVLHATQELVSQGLAYPILIGRPNVIEMRVQKLGLQMVPGKDFEVVNNQSDPRFNEYWGEYYQIMKRRGVSQEQARRAVIGNPTLIAAIMLLRGEADAMICGTIGSYHEHYEVVEKVFGFRAGVHVAGAMNALLLPSGNTFIADTYVNDDPSPEQLAEITLMAADTVRRFGIEPKVALLSRSSFGSSDCPTARKMRKTLELVNQMAPELEIDGEMHGDAALVESIRNDLMPDSPLKGSANILIMPNMEAARISYNLLRVSSSEGVTVGPVLMGVSKPVHILTPIASVRRIVNMVALAVVEAQTQPL, from the coding sequence ATGGACGAACAGCTCAAACAGAGTGCCCTTGATTTCCATCAGTACCCTGTCCCAGGGAAGATCCAGGTATCCCCGACCAAACCGTTGGCAACGCAGCGCGATTTGGCTCTGGCTTATTCTCCGGGCGTGGCAGCACCTTGTCTGGAGATCGCCGCCGATCCGCTAGCGGCTTATAAGTACACAGCCAAAGGGAATCTGGTCGCGGTGATTTCTAACGGCACGGCAGTGCTAGGGTTGGGCAATATCGGTGCATTGGCCGGTAAGCCGGTCATGGAAGGGAAAGGCGTTCTGTTTAAGAAGTTTTCCGGTATAGACGTGTTTGATATCGAAGTTGACGAACTCGATCCTGACAAACTGATTGACGTGATTGCCGCGCTGGAGCCAACTTTTGGTGGTATCAACCTGGAAGACATCAAAGCGCCAGAGTGCTTCTATATTGAGAAAAAGCTGCGTGAGCGCATGAAAATCCCGGTGTTCCATGACGATCAGCATGGCACCGCCATTATCACCACGGCGGCGGTTCTCAACGGTCTGCGCGTGGTGAAGAAGAATATTTCCGATGTGCGGCTGGTGGTTTCAGGTGCGGGGGCGGCCTCTATTGCCTGCCTGAACCTGCTGGTTGCGCTGGGGCTGAACAAGCAGAATATTACCGTTTGTGATTCCAAGGGCGTGATCTACAAGGACCGCGACGCCAAAATGGAAGAAACCAAGGCGGCGTATGCCATTGAGGATAACGGCCAGCGTACGCTGGGGGATGCCATTCCTGATGCCGATATTTTCCTTGGATGCTCCGGCCCTGGCGTATTGACTCAAGACATGGTGAAAACCATGGCCAGGGATCCGCTGATCATGGCTTTGGCCAACCCCGAGCCCGAAATTCTGCCGCCGTTGGCCAAGGCGGTACGCCCGGATGCCATCATCTGTACGGGCCGTTCCGACTATCCAAATCAGGTTAATAACGTCCTGTGCTTCCCGTTCATTTTCCGTGGTGCATTAGATGTGGGTGCCACGACCATCAACGAAGAAATGAAGCTGGCCTGCGTACATGCGATTGCCGATCTGGCCTTGGCGGAACAGAGCGACGTCGTGGCTTCGGCGTATGGCGATCAGGATCTCTCTTTTGGCCCGGAATACATTATTCCTAAGCCCTTCGATCCCCGTCTGATTGTCAAAATTGCACCCGCAGTAGCTAAGGCCGCCATGGATTCCGGCGTAGCGATGCGCCCAATCGAAGACTTTGATGCCTATGTAGAGAAACTGACCGAGTTTGTCTACAAAACCAACCTGTTTATGAAGCCGATCTTCTCCCAGGCGAAGAAAGAAATTAAACGCGTGGTGCTGGCGGAAGGGGAAGAGGAACGCGTACTGCACGCGACGCAAGAGCTGGTATCACAAGGGTTGGCTTATCCGATCCTGATCGGCCGTCCAAACGTGATCGAAATGCGCGTGCAGAAACTGGGCCTGCAGATGGTGCCGGGCAAAGATTTCGAAGTGGTCAACAATCAGTCCGATCCGCGTTTTAATGAATACTGGGGTGAGTATTACCAGATCATGAAGCGCCGTGGCGTTTCGCAAGAGCAGGCTCGTCGCGCGGTGATCGGCAACCCGACGCTGATCGCGGCTATCATGTTGCTTCGTGGCGAAGCCGACGCGATGATCTGTGGCACCATCGGCAGTTACCACGAGCATTATGAGGTGGTGGAGAAAGTGTTTGGTTTCCGCGCAGGGGTGCATGTTGCCGGGGCGATGAACGCCTTGCTGTTGCCAAGTGGCAATACCTTTATCGCCGATACCTACGTTAACGACGATCCAAGCCCGGAACAACTGGCGGAAATCACCCTGATGGCGGCGGATACGGTACGGCGTTTTGGCATTGAACCTAAAGTGGCGCTGTTATCCCGTTCCAGCTTCGGTTCTTCTGATTGCCCGACTGCGCGCAAAATGCGCAAAACGCTGGAGCTGGTGAATCAGATGGCACCAGAACTGGAGATCGACGGTGAAATGCATGGTGATGCCGCGTTGGTGGAAAGTATCCGTAACGACTTGATGCCGGATAGCCCACTGAAAGGGTCTGCGAACATCCTGATTATGCCGAATATGGAGGCGGCACGTATCAGCTATAACCTGCTGCGTGTTTCCTCTTCGGAAGGGGTGACCGTGGGGCCGGTATTGATGGGCGTGTCTAAGCCAGTACATATTCTGACGCCGATTGCTTCGGTTCGTCGTATCGTCAATATGGTGGCACTGGCCGTGGTGGAAGCACAGACTCAACCACTATGA
- the mmuM gene encoding homocysteine S-methyltransferase, translating to MSVNNPLVPLLADNRTLILDGALATELEARGCDLTDPLWSAKVLIENPQLIYQVHLDYFNAGAQCAITASYQATPQGFLRRGLDEQQSLALITQSVRLAQQARADYLAQHPQTLPLLVAGSVGPYGAYLADGSEYRGDYHLPQEDMIAFHRPRINALAEAGVDLLACETLPSFSELRALLALLQAYPTIGAWFSFTLRDSQHLSDGTPLTEVIAALEDNPQVLAVGVNCIALEKVTPALQQLAALSNKPLLVYPNSGERYDAVTKTWHHCGNEQDLLINQVADWQHSGARLIGGCCRTTPADIKAIAERCKA from the coding sequence ATGTCGGTTAATAATCCCCTGGTCCCTCTGTTGGCCGATAACCGCACGTTGATTTTAGACGGCGCATTGGCCACCGAACTGGAAGCCAGAGGTTGCGATCTCACCGATCCACTGTGGTCGGCCAAAGTACTGATTGAAAACCCGCAGCTGATTTATCAGGTGCATCTCGATTACTTCAACGCTGGGGCGCAATGCGCGATTACCGCCAGCTATCAAGCTACACCACAAGGTTTTTTACGCCGGGGCCTGGATGAGCAGCAATCGTTGGCGCTCATCACCCAAAGCGTCCGGTTGGCGCAACAGGCACGCGCGGATTATCTGGCTCAGCATCCGCAAACGTTGCCTTTGCTGGTCGCAGGCTCAGTAGGCCCCTATGGTGCCTATCTGGCGGATGGCTCTGAATATCGCGGCGATTACCATTTGCCTCAGGAAGACATGATCGCTTTCCATCGCCCGCGCATCAACGCGCTGGCCGAGGCCGGCGTCGATCTGCTGGCATGTGAAACCTTGCCTTCCTTCAGCGAATTGCGGGCTTTGCTGGCGTTGTTGCAAGCGTACCCGACGATCGGTGCCTGGTTCTCCTTCACATTGCGCGACAGCCAGCATCTGAGCGACGGCACGCCGTTGACGGAGGTGATAGCCGCACTGGAGGACAATCCACAGGTTTTGGCAGTGGGCGTTAATTGTATTGCGTTGGAAAAGGTCACCCCGGCATTGCAACAGCTTGCCGCACTGAGCAATAAGCCCTTACTGGTTTACCCTAATTCCGGTGAACGCTACGATGCCGTGACGAAAACCTGGCATCATTGTGGTAACGAGCAGGATCTGCTGATTAATCAGGTTGCCGATTGGCAGCATAGCGGTGCCCGTTTGATCGGCGGTTGCTGCCGTACCACACCTGCCGATATCAAAGCCATTGCCGAACGCTGCAAGGCATAA
- the mmuP gene encoding S-methylmethionine permease, with product MQSVASTEGQFKRTMKARHLVMLSLGGVIGTGLFFNTGYIISTTGALGTLLAYLIGALVVYLVMLCLGELAVAMPETGAFHVYASRYLGPATGYTVAWLYWLTWTVALGSSLTAAGFCMQYWFPQSPVWLWCLIFCVTIFLLNVVTTRFFAESEFWFSLIKVMTILAFIVLGGAAMFGLIPMKDGTPAPFLSNLTASGWLPNGTLPILMTMVAVNFAFSGTELIGIAAGETENPEKVLPWAIRTTVIRLMVFFIGTVFILAALIPMEQAGVVKSPFVLVFERIGVPYAADIFNFVILTAILSAANSGLYASGRMLWSLANQRTLPAYFSRMNARGIPINALTFSMLGGVLALLTSVIAPDTVFVALSAISGFAVVAVWLSICAAHYVFRRSYLRSGLPIDGLKYRAPGYPLTPMLGFALCLLACIGLAFDPEQRIALYCGLPFVAVCYLAYYLTRRAGQKKQLITGEEHVG from the coding sequence ATGCAATCTGTGGCTTCCACTGAAGGACAATTCAAGCGCACCATGAAAGCCCGGCATTTGGTGATGCTGTCGCTGGGCGGTGTGATTGGCACCGGGTTGTTTTTCAACACCGGTTATATCATTTCCACGACTGGCGCACTGGGTACGCTGTTGGCCTATTTAATCGGTGCGCTCGTTGTCTATCTGGTGATGCTTTGCCTGGGCGAGCTCGCCGTCGCCATGCCAGAAACCGGGGCTTTTCATGTCTATGCCTCACGCTATCTTGGTCCGGCTACCGGCTATACCGTCGCCTGGCTCTATTGGCTGACCTGGACCGTCGCACTGGGTTCCAGCCTCACCGCCGCAGGTTTCTGTATGCAATACTGGTTTCCGCAATCTCCGGTATGGCTGTGGTGCCTGATTTTCTGCGTGACCATTTTCCTGCTCAACGTCGTTACCACCCGTTTCTTTGCCGAAAGCGAATTCTGGTTCTCACTGATCAAGGTAATGACCATTCTGGCGTTTATCGTTCTCGGTGGCGCAGCCATGTTTGGCCTGATACCGATGAAAGACGGAACACCTGCCCCTTTCCTGAGTAACCTGACCGCCTCCGGTTGGTTGCCCAATGGCACATTACCGATCCTGATGACCATGGTAGCCGTCAATTTTGCCTTTTCCGGTACCGAACTGATCGGCATTGCGGCAGGTGAAACCGAGAATCCTGAGAAAGTGCTGCCCTGGGCAATTCGCACCACGGTGATCCGCCTGATGGTATTCTTTATCGGTACGGTATTTATTCTGGCAGCGCTGATCCCGATGGAGCAGGCCGGAGTCGTAAAAAGCCCGTTTGTCCTGGTATTTGAACGCATTGGCGTGCCCTATGCCGCGGATATTTTCAACTTCGTGATCCTGACGGCCATCCTCTCTGCAGCCAATTCCGGGCTGTATGCCTCGGGGCGTATGCTGTGGTCGCTGGCCAATCAGCGTACATTACCCGCGTATTTTTCACGGATGAACGCCCGCGGCATCCCGATTAATGCGCTGACGTTCAGCATGCTCGGCGGCGTGCTGGCACTGTTGACCAGCGTGATCGCTCCCGATACGGTGTTTGTGGCATTGTCGGCCATCTCCGGCTTTGCGGTGGTTGCCGTATGGCTGAGTATTTGCGCCGCTCACTACGTTTTCCGCCGCAGCTATCTGCGCAGCGGCCTGCCGATTGACGGCCTGAAATACCGTGCGCCGGGCTACCCGCTCACACCGATGCTCGGCTTTGCACTCTGCTTATTGGCCTGTATCGGTCTGGCGTTCGATCCAGAGCAACGCATTGCCTTGTACTGCGGCCTGCCGTTTGTTGCAGTATGCTATCTGGCCTATTACCTGACCCGCCGCGCCGGGCAGAAAAAGCAACTGATTACCGGAGAAGAGCATGTCGGTTAA
- a CDS encoding YaiI/YqxD family protein: MQIWVDADACPNVIKEVLFRAAERTAMPVTLVANQPLRTPPSKFIRTLQVAAGFDVADNEIVRRCESGDLVITADIPLAAEVIEKGAIALNPRGERYTPDTIRERLNMRDFMDTLRSSGIQTGGPNTLNQRDRQQFANELDKWLQQAKRPR; the protein is encoded by the coding sequence ATGCAGATTTGGGTCGATGCAGACGCCTGTCCGAATGTGATCAAAGAGGTATTGTTCCGTGCCGCCGAGCGCACGGCGATGCCGGTAACCCTGGTGGCAAATCAGCCTTTGCGTACGCCACCCTCAAAGTTTATCCGCACCTTACAGGTTGCCGCCGGATTTGACGTCGCGGACAACGAAATCGTGCGCCGCTGTGAGTCAGGCGATCTGGTGATCACCGCCGATATCCCGTTGGCCGCCGAAGTGATAGAAAAAGGCGCAATTGCCCTCAACCCACGTGGTGAACGTTATACGCCGGATACCATCCGTGAACGCCTGAATATGCGTGACTTTATGGATACCCTGCGTTCCAGTGGCATTCAAACCGGGGGGCCAAATACTCTGAACCAACGCGATCGCCAGCAGTTCGCCAATGAATTAGACAAGTGGCTACAGCAGGCAAAACGGCCCCGCTGA
- the hemF gene encoding oxygen-dependent coproporphyrinogen oxidase → MSSPTIAAVKSFLLTLQDHICQQLTLADGGASFKEDRWTREEGGGGRSRVLTHGAVFEQAGVNFSHVSGAALPPSATAHRPELAGRSFQAMGVSLVIHPLSPYIPTSHANVRFFIAEKPGEEPVWWFGGGFDLTPFYGFEEDAVHWHRTAQQLCAPFGDDVYPKYKKWCDDYFFIKHRNEARGIGGLFFDDLNSPDFATCFAFTRAVGEGFLAAYLPIVEKRRALPWGDRERQFQLYRRGRYVEFNLVWDRGTLFGLQTGGRTESILMSMPPLVRWEYHYQPEANSQEAALYRDFLPVRDWLQEQK, encoded by the coding sequence ATGAGTTCACCCACCATTGCGGCAGTAAAATCCTTCCTGTTGACCTTGCAAGATCACATTTGTCAGCAGTTGACACTGGCCGACGGCGGAGCCAGCTTTAAAGAAGATCGCTGGACGCGCGAGGAAGGTGGCGGTGGCCGCAGCCGGGTGCTGACTCACGGTGCAGTGTTCGAGCAAGCCGGGGTTAACTTTTCCCATGTTTCCGGCGCGGCGCTGCCCCCATCAGCCACAGCGCATCGCCCTGAGTTGGCCGGGCGCAGCTTCCAGGCGATGGGCGTTTCGCTGGTGATCCATCCACTCAGCCCTTACATCCCCACCAGCCATGCCAATGTTCGTTTCTTTATTGCCGAAAAACCCGGTGAAGAGCCGGTGTGGTGGTTTGGTGGCGGGTTCGATCTGACCCCTTTCTACGGCTTTGAAGAAGACGCCGTTCACTGGCACCGTACCGCACAACAACTCTGTGCTCCCTTTGGGGACGACGTGTATCCGAAATACAAAAAATGGTGCGACGACTATTTCTTTATCAAACACCGCAACGAAGCACGCGGCATCGGCGGCCTGTTCTTTGACGATTTGAATTCCCCGGATTTTGCTACCTGCTTCGCGTTTACTCGCGCGGTGGGCGAAGGGTTCCTGGCCGCCTATCTGCCGATCGTGGAAAAACGGCGGGCTTTGCCTTGGGGCGATCGCGAGCGTCAGTTCCAGCTGTACCGCCGTGGCCGCTATGTGGAGTTTAATCTGGTGTGGGATCGTGGCACTTTGTTCGGCCTGCAAACCGGTGGCCGTACCGAGTCGATCCTGATGTCGATGCCGCCGCTGGTACGTTGGGAATACCATTATCAACCGGAAGCCAACAGCCAGGAGGCCGCGCTCTACCGTGATTTCCTGCCGGTACGCGATTGGCTACAGGAGCAGAAATAA
- the amiA gene encoding N-acetylmuramoyl-L-alanine amidase AmiA — MKKQSKPYLNFKPLAASPTRRQLLLSGLALALLGSKTTQAQASNTGGMLRSQHSQPAPKASGSKRLVMIDPGHGGIDSGAVGHEGSQEKHVVLEIANHVRRFLHEHDHVEARLTREEDEFIPLFQRVEIAHQHQADLFISIHADGFTSPDAAGASVFALSNRGASSAMARYLSKRENAADDIAGGKYKQQDNYLQQVLFDLVQTDTINNSLTLGRHVLGQIRPVHRLHSDSTEQAAFAVLKSPSIPSVLIETSFITNPGEERLLGTRAFREKIARAIADGVINFFHYYDAHQRKPR; from the coding sequence ATGAAAAAACAGAGCAAACCCTATCTCAATTTTAAACCCCTCGCCGCTTCACCAACACGTCGCCAATTGCTGCTATCCGGTTTGGCCCTGGCCTTGCTGGGAAGCAAAACCACCCAAGCCCAGGCCAGCAACACCGGCGGCATGCTGCGCAGCCAACACAGCCAGCCTGCCCCCAAAGCCAGCGGCAGTAAAAGATTGGTGATGATCGATCCTGGCCATGGCGGTATCGACTCTGGTGCCGTAGGCCATGAAGGTTCGCAGGAAAAACATGTGGTGCTGGAAATTGCCAATCATGTACGACGCTTTTTGCACGAACACGATCATGTTGAAGCACGCCTGACGCGGGAAGAGGATGAGTTTATCCCTCTGTTCCAGCGCGTGGAGATCGCCCATCAGCATCAGGCCGATCTGTTTATTTCGATCCATGCTGATGGTTTTACCAGCCCGGATGCCGCTGGCGCTTCGGTATTTGCCCTCTCCAACCGCGGAGCCAGTAGCGCGATGGCGCGTTATCTCTCCAAACGCGAAAACGCAGCCGATGACATAGCCGGCGGCAAATACAAACAGCAGGACAACTATCTGCAACAGGTGCTGTTCGATCTGGTGCAAACCGATACCATCAATAACAGCCTGACGCTCGGCCGCCACGTATTGGGGCAGATCCGTCCGGTTCACCGCCTGCACAGCGACAGCACCGAACAGGCCGCATTTGCCGTCCTGAAATCCCCTTCCATTCCCTCTGTTTTGATCGAAACCTCGTTTATCACTAACCCAGGAGAGGAACGCCTGCTGGGAACCCGCGCTTTTCGCGAGAAAATTGCCCGTGCCATTGCTGACGGCGTGATCAATTTTTTCCACTATTACGATGCGCACCAACGAAAACCGCGCTGA